DNA from Papio anubis isolate 15944 chromosome 1, Panubis1.0, whole genome shotgun sequence:
CGCTGGCAGGCAGGGGCCACACGGACGCCTCTTCCAAACACCCCCCGACTCTGCTCTGCAGCCTGAGGCCAGGCGGCCACCCCAGTCCAGAAGGTGCCTGCTTTCTGGGCAGGACCCAGCCTGCTCACCTGGGTCAAAGGTGGCAGAGGGCTTGAGGGCAGCCGcagccagcctggccatcatgggcGAGATGAGACCCTTGCTTGCAGAGATCCTCTCCATGATGGAGGTGGGCGGTGCTGGGACAGAGGCAGCAGCTGCGGGGACTGAGTCTCCAGCTCCCGAGGCGACCAGCGCGGGCGTGTCAGGGGTGGCTGAGGCTGCTGCCCCAGACGACACGgcacccaggaggctgggggtgCCCACGGGCAGGGAGGTGCTCCCACGGCCAGCCAGAATGGGGAAGTAGGGCGTGGGGGTGGGCAGGCCCGAGTTGGagagggccagggccagggggaTCGAGCCAGGCAGGCCCTGGGGCAACAGCCCCGAGATCTTGCTGTTGGGAGGCTTGGTGGCGCTGGGCCCAGCCTCGGTGGCGGCAGTGGCGGCAGCCAGGGATGCAGAGGACTGCTGGCTGGTAGGGGAggcgctcaggctggagttcttGCTGCTCAGGGCGGAGAAGTCGACAAGGTCGTCGTTGCTGGACTCCTCATGCTCCGTGTCCTTGGCGCCCAGCAGCGAGGGCGGCAGCCCCAGCGCGCCCGAGGAGCGGATGTGCCGGCGCTCATGCTTGCGCTTGTGAGAGGTCATCTGGCTGGTGGAGGTGAAGGTGAAGCCGCAGCCGGCGCGGATGCAGTGGAAGTGGTTGGTAGCCTTGCTGTACACGCAGCCCTCGTACTTGCACTCCTCGTACTTGTAGAACTTCTTGAAGCCGTCCTTGGCGTAGGCATCGTCCTTGATGTGGTAGCTCTTGTGCTTCTCAATGTCACACTTGTTCTTGAAAGTGAATGTGCAGCCGGGGCGCCTGGGTGGGACATTGGGAACCTGTCATGGGACCCAGACGAGGCCCCACCCTGCTCCCACCATGGTCCTGGGAGGGACAGTCCCCGGGTGGAAGACCCAGGCTGGACACCAAGGCAGGGGCCTGGGCTGTCCCAGGAGCCTGGGTCCCTGCCTTCTCTCCCGGCTTCTGCCCAGGAAGGCCCCCGCCAGGCTCCCGCTTACCTGCAGTGGAAGTGCGTGGTCTTCTGTCCGTAGAACTGGCAGTCAGCTGTGCCGCAGTCTTCGGTGGCTCGGAAGCGCTGGAAGCCGTCGTTAATGAGCTGGGTATTCTTCTTGTGGAAGTTCTCATGGGTCATCACGTCAGACGTGCTTGTGTACACCTTGTTACAGCCCACCTGCACAGGACGGGATGGTGGTCAGGCAAACAGAGGTCGACACCACTGTGTGTGGCTGGGGTCACTGACTTCTCTGCTCAGGGAAGCTTTGGCACCTCTGACTTCAAACTGGAGGCCTCGGAAGGTGGGTGTAAGAAGCGGAGTAGAAAGCCTCCCACAGCCCCTCAGGCCCCCCCGGAGGGACCCAGTGCTGCTGGGGCCGGCTCCGTCTGTGCTGAGGGTCAGGGCATCTCCAGAGACCCAGGGCACTTTTTGGCCCAGGGGAGGGAGCTGCATTCTGCAGGAGTTGGATTTTGAGTCCCAATCCATGGCCCTACCTCCAAAACCGTCAGTGGGTGGACAGGGGCTGGACCCTGGAGGTCACCTTTAGCCCAAGGATTTGCTTAGTGGACAGTTCCTGGGCATGgggccctcccaccccaccccagccggGCCAGGAAGGCAACGTTGCCATATTGAGTAAAAACCCGTGGAATCTGAACACTCTCGTAGGCTGGGCCGTGCCAGTGTCTGCACCATCTCAGAACCCAGAGGGTGGCCCCCCTCTCCTCGTGGCCCAGGTTGTTCACAGAGGCCATAACAACCTCTGACAAATACCGGGGGAGGCACGGGGCTGCTATTTGCAACCCAAAGTCGCTCCTCCTGGCCCTGACACCTTGAAAAAGCCCAGACTCTGCGTggcattaaaagaaagaattaaacaaaaaCCTCCTCAGGCATCATTTGCAATGCTGCTCTTGGTGTTAAAGCCTGAAAAATGTCCATCTGTATAAACAGCTCACTGAATTTCATCCACACCAAGTATGGCCATGGGGAAGGCCCCACCCTGGCCCACCAGACGCTGCCCAAGCCTGAGCCCCCAAGACCCTCCTGGCTCGCTGGTTAGCCCTGTGCTGGGTCAGGGCTCCCGATCAACTGGGGGCCCTGCCCGCAGGGCAGCCCTGCCTCTGGGAGTGGGGGCACAGAGCCGGGAGGGCCCGAGCCAGTCCTGCAGATGCTGGCGGGCACGGGCGCGGGAGGCACCTGCATGCAGTGGTAGTGAGTGCTCTTCCCGTTGAGGTGGCAGCCATGGTAGTAGACGCTGCAGTCGTCCAGCGGGCTGAAGCGCATGAAGCCGTGCTGCAGGGAGTTGTCGCGCTTCTTGTGCATGTTGTAGTGACGGATCACGTCCTGCTTACTCGTGAACCTCTGCCAGGAGACAGCGCCGCGTGGGCAGGAGCCTGAGCTCCCCCTCCGCCCTTCCTCCCATATGCCAAGAGCACCTGGGCCGGGTGCTGGCCTCAGGTCTCCCTAGAAAGAACCCTGCTTGGGGTCAAGGCAGCCCAGACTGTCCAAGGCCAGTGGCAGGCACACCAGCCCTGGGAGGGAACCATCCCAAAGGTTCTAGAACCACAGATTCTTCCCTGATGCTCCCCTGGGTCCCCAGTGGCCATCCCCAGGAGCCACAGACGATGCATCGGGCCAGGCCTTGAAGGCAGGGGCTCTGATGCTGATGGCTCATCCCGCCCAGTGCACCTCTGGACTAAGGCAGGCTGGGATCCCTGGCAAGCCAGAGGGAGCCGCCCCAGGCGGCTCGCCAGCCCTGCACTCACCAGCCCTGCACTCGCCAGCCCTGCACTCACCAAGCTGGCAGCCTTGGGCACAGTGGCACTCTGGCTGAACCTCCATTTTATCATCTTTAAGATGGGGGCAGTATTGCTAACTTTCTAAGGCCACTGCAAAGAGTCAATTAGGCAAGGCTCACAGGCTGGCTGGCATGGCCTGGACACATGGGAGGCTCTCAGTGAAAGGGGACTGGAATGATCACCACTGGGATGTCATTGGCCCCCAATGCTAGGAGCTGCTCTGTCGGCAGGAATCAGGGAATGTGGGCAGGCTGGTCGTTTGGCGGGCCCTCTGCCTGTTCAAGTCAAGTTTGGGTGATGCAAGTAGCACTAAACCCCCTCCACTCCCCCACCGACTTCTAAGTCCCTCCATGCTGCACTGGCGGGTGGGGGAGGCGGAGTCCATCTCGCTGTGGCCGTACCTGGTAGTTGCACTCGGGGTCAAGGCAGTGGTAGTGCTCGCGGTACTGGTAGGCACAGTGGATGTGGCCACAGTGCTGGCTGCCCGAGAAcctggagggaggaggggtggggtcAGGGCCCTGCTGTGAGTGACAGCCCCagacccacccccagccccagggagGACTCTTCAGGCCCTGTATGGGATACAGAGGGGAGGTGAAGTTGCAGAGGCCCAGGCAAGGGACTGGATCTGGGGGGAACCCCAGGCCCATTGAGGCAAAGTGGCCTGGCCCCAAGAAGGGGGCAGGACAATGCTGAGGTGGCCAAAAGTCAAAGCAGGGGGAGACAGATGGGGCCCAAGCCCTGGGATGGAAGGGAAGGCAGGCGCCCACGCGGCTGCCCACCTCTCTTTTCTGCAGGGGCTGCCTGCCCCACTCCCAGCCCACCCAGCTCTGGCCAGGTGCAGAGACCCTGGCTGGGCCAGCCCGGGCTCTGATGCTGAGAGGCGTTAAAGAGCTCTCTCTGTCCTGGGCTTTTCCTGACACTTGAAACAGTGCAGAgttatgaatttttaaagcacAGCATCTGTTTGGCTTCCTGCAGCAAGGAGCTCACTCtccagccgccgccgccgccaggaGCCTGTGCTGCCTCCCAGGAAACCTCCCACGGCCGCTGGGACATGGCTCCCACAGCCTCGGTGACGGCCGGCCGTGGGGGGCCACTCTGGAGAGGCCACACCTTGAAGACTGTGGGGAAGGGGGTGGCTCAGCCCACCTGTCCCCCTCCAAGAGTGACGTGAGATTgcaggagacacagagagaaacccCACACTGTAATGGGAAAACCACGTGCAAACAAGTCTTTAAGCTGAAGCGGCCAAAAGGGCCATCTGTGGAGGCACTaatgataatggtaataataacacTATAGAGGAGACAGCACGGGGCAGAGCTGAAGACAGAGTGGGACGGGGGGCACAGACAGTGGGATGGGGGGCAGAGCTGAAGACAGAGTGGGACAGGGGGACAGAGACAGTGGGACAGGGGGGCAGAGCTgaagagggggggggggggggggggggggggggggggtgttatTTGTGTGATTTGGGGGAATCTGTTGAGGCAAAGGCTCTTCACTGCCAATCCCACTGCCTTTGGGATGGAAAGGGGTTGGTCTGGAGTCAGGTGGTGTCAGAGCCTCACTGGGGAAGTGCACTGGGCTGTGTCAGAAAGGATGACAGCCcacaccttctctctctcttattttttttttaagagatagggtctcactctgttgcccaggatgatctcgaactcctggcctcaagggatcctcccaccttggcctcccacagtgctgggaatacaggcatgagccaccgcacccggcctgcctCTACCTTCCCAACCCTGACAGTTGCACAGTGACCTGCACCCTACTCAAAGCTCTGTGTGACAGCAGGACCCAGGCAAGCTGGGGGAGCTGCATTCACTTGTGGCCAGGCCCTGCGTCGGGACCCCGGCCCTACCTGGGGGTACAGGCTGCTGAGGAAATGTGTGGCCTGGACTACACAGAGCGGAAGGAGGCTCTGAGACGGGCATGTGCAGGGCAGCCCTCGGTGCGGTGGAGGGACCGAAGTGGATGGGGGTGGAAGGAGGCAGCTACCTTGGCCCTAGAGGTCAGATGTCAAATGAATGGTCTCAGAGTGCCCGGTCAGTCCTGGCCCCCCACCTTCTCTCCATGGCAGGCTCCTCCCCAGGGGCCTACCTGGCAATATATTTCTGGTAAATGTTTACATCTTCAGTGACGGCTGGTTTATCTGTGGGCAGTCCATTCCTGGCGAGAGACACACAGGGCACAGCCAGTGAGCAGATGGGGCAGCCTTGTGCCACAGGGGCATCTGGGCAGCCCCTGCCGTGAGGCCCCAGcccctctgctctgctctgcagTGTCCCAGGCACCCAGGGTGGGACTGAGGACATCCCTGGTGGAAGCTGGCCAGAGGTTCAACAAGCCCAACTCTGGGAGGGCAGGGCCATCTCATGCAGGTGCAGCTGGAGCCCCCCTCGGGCATGGGCCAGCCTGGGGTCCAATGGGGCGGAAAGCTGCGGAAGCCCGGGATCGGTGCCTGGCACTCAGGGATCATCAGGAGGTCGCTGGCTGAGGGGCACCACGCCCCCCAACGGGGAGGGATTTGAGGCGGGGGCAGGCAGCTAGGCAGGGGAAGTGTATCCTCGCCCCAGGCAGCCCGTGCTGTCTCGATCTGCTCCCAGCTATGCAGCCTCTCAGGGTCCGGAAGCTCCCCAGGGTGCAGGAGGAGCTCTGGGGAAGGGTCTCGCTCAGCCCCACACCATCCACCATTTGACCAACCAGGCCATTCTTCTGCTCATGGGTTCAGGCTGTAAGGGTGTATGCACCTCACCCCGGTCACTGCCTTtgcttcctgcctcctccagggCCCAGGCTCTGAGCCCAGGAGCCAGGGCCACCAGCATGGACCCAGCATCCCCACCCAGGGAGGCGCTTTCTCAGCCAACCACAGGCCTGCATTCGGCGCTCACGGCAGCAGGTAGAGGAAGCCCGTCATGGGCAGATGGGGGAAGCCACAGTCCCGGTGTGCATGCTAGCAAAAGGCACAGCATGCTGGTGCCtgggagtgtgggtgtgtgtgggaggTGTGTGCGAGGTGCATGGGAGGGGTGGAGCATGCAGGTCCCGGAGCAGGGCAGGGTGCTGCAGGAGGGCTCACGCGTGGTTTTGTGGGTGCAAGAGTGAACGTGAgcgtggcatgcacctgtgagtGTGGAAGCATGTGGAGGGGAGCCTGAGTGTGCATGCGCCTGGGTGCACAGTGGATGTGTGTAAGGTGTGAGCGGCAGGTGTGTCCTCAAGCATGGGCAACCCCGGTGAGGAAGGAGGCCTCCTGTATAGTCTGGCTCCCAGCTCTGGGcgttgtggggtggggagcgCCTTACTTGACAGTGGAGACGGTCCCCGTGGTGATGGAGTCTGTTTTGGAGAAGGTTGACTTCAGGTACTCGGGAGTGTTGAAGGACAGGGAGGCAGGCGGCTCCGGCCCTGGCCCAGGGGCGCTGGGAGCACTGGGCATGCTGGCAAGGGGTGCGGGAGCCAGGCTGGGGGTGGGCGGAACCTTGGCGGGGCCTGGCTTCTGGATGCCCCGGACGTCATACTTGGAGGGGCGCCCCACCTTGCCCGTCTTGAAGGCGATGGCCCCGCCCATGTCTGGGCTGCCCTCCCCAGGTTTGAAGAGGTGCAGGTACTTGACATTCTCCAGGTCGTACTTGGATGGCTTCTTGTAGGTGCTCCCGTTCTGGGGCCGCAGGTTCTCGCCAGTCTTCAGTTTTTGGATGAAGAAGTCATACTTGGAGGCCCGGGCCACCAGGTTCTGCATCTGGACACTGCTGTGCGACGGCAGAGGCAGGATGGTGGCCTTGGTCTCCAGGTGGGCCGTGCTGCTGGGCAGCCGCAGGCCGGGAAGGGGGCCCACCACCTCCTTGCCCACTCGCTCCTCAGTCTTGGCGCCAGGGGCCGGCCAGGAGAGCTGCTCGCCAGCCTTGAGCTTGCGGATGTACTCCTCGTACTTAGAGAACCGTGCCCGCTTGCTGAGGGTATCCTCAGAGGTGGGCAGCATGGAGGAGGTGGCCGCCTCTGGGGTGGAGCCCGCGTGCAGCTTCTCAAAGCTGATCTTCCTGGCCAGCTCGTCCCGCGTGTTCTGGTCGTCGTAGCCAAACATGCCAAGGAACTCCGTCATGGTGGAGGCCGCGTAGTCCCGCAGCGAGGAGGCCTCTCCTGCAGAGGAGGAGGGGGGCGCATCACCTCTGGAAGGGAGTGGGAGGGACAGGAGTCCCCCCAACAGGAGCCCCCACCCATAGAGGGAGGGGGTCagtgtggggaggggcagagcAGGACATGATCTATGGACATTTGGCTCACTTGTTAGGTTTTACGACTcttaaattaatttgttttaaaaaaaagtaattaatactGGGGTAAAATAAAACGAGTTCATCAATGCCAGGAAAATCAATTTCCTAAATGTTCTGGCCGATGGCTTTTCAGTACATTAAACAAAGTTTCATAAATGTCTCCGCTCTCTCGCCTTGGCCTAATATGAAAGAGAAGTCATTTTACTGGAAGTAAGGCCAGATCCCAACCTGCCTCCCAGGACAGGGAGTGGCAAGAACCGGAGACAGGTAGGGACGTGGGCTGGTGGGCAGTTGAGCGGGAGCCCAGGGGTGAGGAAGATGCTCTGGCCGGGGTCGGGCTGGGCCTGGCTGGAGGACCTCCCTTGACCCCACAAATGGATCCCCTGGGGGGATGAAGGGTCCACTCCAAGCCTTCCTGGGACCCGGTCTCTTGGCCTCCCCACACCTTCCCAGGTGCTGGGGGTCCCTGACAACACAGCTCAGCCAGGGGCGGGTGTGTGGATGTGCCCCGGCCTGTGACATAGGACCTGGACGTGTCCTCCAACCCTCTGGCCTCCTCCAATCACTTGCGCTCACACAAGGCTGGGCCACCCAGGGAGGGCAGGAGTCCAGGCAGGGCCTGAGTGCAGCCTCCCCACTGTGGCCACCCCTGGGCACACCAGGAAGCCTGGAGCCACCTCCCCACAGTGACATGCACGCACACTCTCACACAccaacacacaggcacacacacaaacccacacacaGTCATATGCACACAATCACATACAACACATACATGCATTCTCAGACACACACCCATTACAGTCACATTCACACAATCACATACACCACACATGCATTCTCACACATACCTACACGgtcacatgcactcacacacaacacacaggCATTCTCATACTGTCACCCACACAGTCACATGCActcacaacacacacatgcattctgacacacacacccacagtcaCATGTACACAAttacacataacacacacatacattctcaTACACTCTTACACACACAGTCACATGCAGTCACATACAACACACATATGCATTCTCATACActctcacacacccacacacagtcacatgcactcacatgccATCACATACAAACTCACATAAACCCAGTTAATTACATGCATACAatcacatacaacacacacatgcattctcATACACTCTCACACACCCATTCTCACAATcgccaacacacacatgcattctcACACACCTACACGGTTACATGCACACAATCACATACAACACACTCATGCATTCTCATACACTCACACACCTACACATGGtcacaacacacacatgcattctcATACACTCTCACATCCCCACACACAGTCACGTGCAAtcacataaaacacacacatacactggcagccccccaaccccccatCACATGCTCAGAATCACATACAACACACATGTGCATTCTCATActctcacacccacacacccagTCACATGCAATCACATACAACACACACGCCTTATCACACACTCTTACCTGCACATACGTACAATCACATGCATACATACGCCATCACATACATAAACCCACACACACGGTCACGTGCACACaatcacacacaacacacatgcaaTCACACCCACTACACACCCAGTCATGTGCTCACaatcacacacactctcacatacaCCCAGACACGCAGTCACATAAAACTCATGTACTCGCTCACCCCCCCACAGTCACATGCAGACTCTCACATAAAACACACACCcagacacaacacacacacactcagactgactgactcacacacagacaccacacactcacacaccccacacactcTTGCACGCACACTCGGGCTCCCCAGCTCCTATCCCTGGCTGCCTTCCTGCCTCTGCAGACACACAGGTACACAACTCCCAGAACCCCTGCCCCGGGTCTCTCGGAATGAGGGAGAAGGCAGTCCCAGGCTAATTCTGAGCTGTTCGTGTGGACTTGCCTCTTCTACACACGCCCCACGCCACGGCCGAGGCGTGACCCCAGTGCACACGCACACTCGCCTCTTCACTGCCCGTGTGCTACATGCCTCCCGTGTGCCT
Protein-coding regions in this window:
- the CASZ1 gene encoding zinc finger protein castor homolog 1 isoform X3, whose amino-acid sequence is MKVDYLSEFGFRLSDYEFGTKEKRMDLGTAEGTRCTDPPAGKPAMAPKRKGGLKLNAICAKLSRQVVVEKRADAGSHAEGSPSRPRDPERSGPESGAARAPRSEEDKRRAVIEKWVNGEYSEEPAPTPVLGRIAREGLELPPEGVYMVQPQGCSDEEDHAEEPSKDSGALEEKDSDGAATKEDSGPSAKQPSGEASSLRDYAASTMTEFLGMFGYDDQNTRDELARKISFEKLHAGSTPEAATSSMLPTSEDTLSKRARFSKYEEYIRKLKAGEQLSWPAPGAKTEERVGKEVVGPLPGLRLPSSTAHLETKATILPLPSHSSVQMQNLVARASKYDFFIQKLKTGENLRPQNGSTYKKPSKYDLENVKYLHLFKPGEGSPDMGGAIAFKTGKVGRPSKYDVRGIQKPGPAKVPPTPSLAPAPLASMPSAPSAPGPGPEPPASLSFNTPEYLKSTFSKTDSITTGTVSTVKNGLPTDKPAVTEDVNIYQKYIARFSGSQHCGHIHCAYQYREHYHCLDPECNYQRFTSKQDVIRHYNMHKKRDNSLQHGFMRFSPLDDCSVYYHGCHLNGKSTHYHCMQVGCNKVYTSTSDVMTHENFHKKNTQLINDGFQRFRATEDCGTADCQFYGQKTTHFHCRRPGCTFTFKNKCDIEKHKSYHIKDDAYAKDGFKKFYKYEECKYEGCVYSKATNHFHCIRAGCGFTFTSTSQMTSHKRKHERRHIRSSGALGLPPSLLGAKDTEHEESSNDDLVDFSALSSKNSSLSASPTSQQSSASLAAATAATEAGPSATKPPNSKISGLLPQGLPGSIPLALALSNSGLPTPTPYFPILAGRGSTSLPVGTPSLLGAVSSGAAASATPDTPALVASGAGDSVPAAAASVPAPPTSIMERISASKGLISPMMARLAAAALKPSATFDPGSGQQVTPARFPPAQVKPEPSESTGAPGPHEASQDRSLDLTVKEPSNESNGHAVPANSSLLSSLMNKMSQGNPGLGSLLNIKAEAEGSPAAEPSPFLGKAVKALVQEKLAEPWKVYLRRFGTKDFCDGQCDFLHKAHFHCVVEECGALFSTLDGAIKHANFHFRTEGGAAKGNAEAAFPASAAETKPPMAPSSPPVPPVTTATVSSLEGPTPSPASVPSTPTLLAWKQLASAIPQMPQIPASVPHLPASPLATTSLENAKPQVKPGFLQFQEK